In Bubalus bubalis isolate 160015118507 breed Murrah chromosome 3, NDDB_SH_1, whole genome shotgun sequence, a genomic segment contains:
- the TLN1 gene encoding talin-1 isoform X4, which produces MVALSLKISIGNVVKTMQFEPSTMVYDACRIIRERIPEALSGPPSDFGLFLSDDDPKKGIWLEAGKALDYYMLRNGDTMEYRKKQRPLKIRMLDGTVKTVMVDDSKTVTDMLMTICARIGITNHDEYSLVREIMEEKKEEVTGTLRKDKTLLRDEKKMEKLKQKLHTDDELNWLDHGRTLREQGVEEHETLLLRRKFFYSDQNVDSRDPVQLNLLYVQARDDILNGSHPVSFDKACEFAGFQCQIQFGPHNEQKHKAGFLDLKDFLPKEYVKQKGERKIFQAHKNCGQMSEIEAKVRYVKLARSLKTYGVSFFLVKEKMKGKNKLVPRLLGITKECVMRVDEKTKEVIQEWNLTNIKRWAASPKSFTLDFGDYQDGYYSVQTTEGEQIAQLIAGYIDIILKKKKSKDHFGLEGDEESTMLEDSVSPKKSTVLQQQYNRVGKVEHGSVALPAIMRSGASGPENFQVGSMPPAQQQITSGQMHRGHMPPLTSAQQALTGTINSSMQAVQAAQATLDDFDTLPPLGQDAASKAWRKNKMDESKHEIHSQVDAITAGTASVVNLTAGDPAETDYTAVGCAVTTISSNLTEMSRGVKLLAALLEDEGGSGRPLLQAAKGLAGAVSELLRSAQPASAEPRQNLLQAAGNVGQASGELLQQIGESDTDPHFQDVLMQLAKAVASAAAALVLKAKSVAQRTEDSGLQTQVIAAATQCALSTSQLVACTKVVAPTISSPVCQEQLVEAGRLVAKAVEGCVSASQAATEDAQLLRGVGAAATAVTQALNELLQHVRAHATGAGPAGRYDQATDTILTVTENIFSSMGDAGEMVRQARILAQATSDLVNAIKADAEGESDLENSRKLLSAAKILADATAKMVEAAKGAAANPDSEEQQQRLREAAEGLRMATNAAAQNAIKKKLVQRLEHAAKQAAASATQTIAAAQHATSTPKASAGPQPLLVQSCKAVAEQIPLLVQGVRGSQAQPDSPSAQLALIAASQSFLQPGGKMVAAAKASVPTIQDQASAMQLSQCAKNLGTALAELRTAAQKAQEACGPLEMDSALSVVQNLERDLQEVKAAARDGKLKPLPGETMEKCAQDLGNSTKAVSSAIAQLLGEVAQGNENYAGIAARDVAGGLRSLAQAARGVAALTSDPAVQAIVLDTASDVLDKASSLIEEAKKAAGHPGDPESQQRLAQVAKAVTQALNRCVSCLPGQRDVDNALRAVGDASKRLLSDSLPPSTGTFQEAQSRLNEAAAGLNQAATELVQASRGTPQDLARASGRFGQDFSTFLEAGVEMAGQAPSQEDRAQVVSNLKGISMSSSKLLLAAKALSTDPAAPTLKSQLAAAARAVTDSINQLISMCTQQAPGQKECDNALRELETVRELLENPVQPINDMSYFGCLDSVMENSKVLGEAMTGISQNAKNGNLPEFGEAVATASKALCGFTEAAAQAAYLVGVSDPNSQAGQQGLVEPTQFARANQAIQMACQSLGEPGCTQAQVLSAATIVAKHTSALCNSCRLASARTANPTAKRQFVQSAKEVANSTANLVKTIKALDGAFTEENRAQCRAATAPLLEAVDNLSAFASNPEFSSVPAQISPEGRAAMEPIVISAKTMLESAGGLIQTARALAVNPRDPPRWSVLAGHSRTVSDSIKKLITSMRDKAPGQLECETAIAALNSCLRDLDQASLAAVSQQLAPREGISQEALHTQMLTAVQEISHLIEPLASAARAEASQLGHKVSQMAQYFEPLTLAAVGAASKTLSHPQQMALLDQTKTLAESALQLLYTAKEAGGNPKQAAHTQEALEEAVQMMTEAVEDLTATLNEAASAAGVVGGMVDSITQAINQLDEGPMGEPEGSFVDYQTTMVRTAKAIAVTVQEMVTKSNTSPEELGPLANQLTSDYGRLASQAKPAAVAAENEEIGAHIKHRVQELGHGCAALVTKAGALQCSPSDAYTKKELIECARRVSEKVSHVLAALQAGNRGTQACITAASAVSGIIADLDTTIMFATAGTLNREGAETFADHREGILKTAKVLVEDTKVLVQNAAGSQEKLAQAAQSSVATITRLADVVKLGAASLGAEDPETQVVLINAVKDVAKALGDLISATKAAAGKVGDDPAVWQLKNSAKVMVTNVTSLLKTVKAVEDEATKGTRALEATTEHIRQELAVFCSPEPPAKTSTPEDFIRMTKGITMATAKAVAAGNSCRQEDVIATANLSRRAIADMLRACKEAAYHPEVAPDVRLRALHFGRECANGYLELLDHVLLTLQKPSPELKQQLTVHSKRVAGSVTELIQAAEAMKGTEWVDPEDPTVIAENELLGAAAAIEAAAKKLEQLKPRAKPKEADESLNFEEQILEAAKSIAAATSALVKAASAAQRELVAQGKVGAIPANALDDGQWSQGLISAARMVAAATNNLCEAANAAVQGHASQEKLISSAKQVAASTAQLLVACKVKADQDSEAMKRLQAAGNAVKRASDNLVKAAQKAAAFEEQENETVVVKEKMVGGIAQIIAAQEEMLRKERELEEARKKLAQIRQQQYKFLPSELRDEH; this is translated from the exons ATGGTTGCACTTTCGCTGAAGATCAGCATTGGGAATGTGGTGAAGACGATGCAATTTGAGCCGTCTACCATGGTGTATGACGCCTGTCGGATCATCCGTGAGCGGATCCCAGAGGCCCTGTCTGGCCCTC CCAGCGACTTTGGGCTGTTTCTGTCAGATGATGACCCCAAAAAGGGTATATGGCTGGAGGCAGGGAAGGCTTTGGATTATTACATGCTCCGAAATGGG GACACCATGGAGTACAGGAAGAAACAGAGGCCCTTGAAGATCCGCATGCTGGACGGCACCGTGAAGACTGTCATGGTGGACGACTCGAAGACTGTCACCGACATGCTCATGACCATCTGTGCCCGCATTG gcatcACCAACCATGATGAATATTCACTGGTTCGAGAGATtatggaagagaagaaggaggaggtgaCAGGGACCTTACGAAAGGACAAGACACTGCTGCGAGACGaaaagaagatggagaaactgaaacagAAGTTGCACACAGATGACGAGT TGAACTGGCTGGACCATGGCCGGACCCTGAGGGAGCAGGGAGTGGAGGAGCATGAAACGCTTCTGCTCCGGAGGAAGTTCTTCTACTCAGATCAGAACGTGGACTCTCGGGACCCCGTCCAACTGAACCTTCTCTACGTGCAG GCACGAGATGACATCCTGAACGGCTCCCATCCCGTCTCCTTCGACAAGGCCTGTGAGTTCGCTGGCTTCCAATGCCAGATCCAGTTCGGGCCCCACAATGAGCAGAAGCACAAGGCCGGCTTCCTCGA CCTGAAGGACTTCCTGCCCAAGGAGTATGTGAAGCAGAAGGGAGAGCGTAAGATCTTCCAG GCACACAAGAACTGTGGACAGATGAGTGAGATTGAGGCCAAGGTACGCTACGTGAAGCTGGCCCGTTCCCTCAAGACGTACGGCGTCTCCTTCTTCCTGGTCAAG gaaaagatgaaaggaaagaacaagttgGTGCCCAGGCTTCTGGGCATCACTAAGGAGTGTGTGATGCGAGTGGACGAGAAGACCAAGGAGGtgatccaggaatggaacctcACCAACATCAAACGCTGGGCTGCGTCTCCCAAGAGCTTCACCCTG GATTTCGGGGACTATCAAGATGGCTACTACTCGGTGCAGACGACCGAGGGGGAGCAGATCGCTCAGCTCATCGCTGGCTACATCGACATCATCCTTAAGAAG aaaaaaagcaaggatCACTTTGGGCTGGAGGGAGACGAGGAGTCTACTATGCTGGAGGATTCCGTGTCCCCCAAAAA GTCCACTGTGCTTCAGCAGCAGTATAACCGGGTGGGGAAGGTGGAGCATGGCTCAGTGGCCCTGCCCGCCATCATGCGTTCCGGAGCCTCGGGTCCCGAAAATTTCCAGGTGGGCAGCATGCCACCTGCCCAGCAGCAGATTACCAGTGGCCAGATGCACCGAGGACACATGCCTCCTTTG ACGTCAGCCCAGCAGGCGCTCACTGGGACCATCAACTCCAGCATGCAGGCTGTGCAGGCTGCCCAGGCCACACTGGATGACTTTGACACTCTGCCCCCTCTGGGCCAGGACGCT GCCTCAAAGGCCTGGCGTAAGAACAAGATGGATGAATCCAAGCATGAAATCCACTCCCAGGTAGACGCCATCACCGCTGGTACCGCCTCTGTGGTGAACCTCACAGCAG GGGACCCTGCTGAGACAGACTACACAGCAGTGGGCTGTGCGGTCACCACCATCTCCTCCAACCTGACGGAGATGTCCCGTGGCGTGAAGCTGCTTGCTGCCCTGCTGGAGGATGAAGGCGGCAGCGGCCGGCCCCTGCTGCAGGCGGCCAAGGGCCTGGCGGGGGCGGTGTCAGAGCTGCTGCGCAGTGCCCAGCCAGCCAGTGCCGAG CCCCGTCAGAACCTGCTGCAAGCAGCTGGGAACGTGGGCCAGGCCAGTGGGGAGCTGTTGCAACAAATTGGGGAAAGTGATACTGACCCCCACTTCCAG GACGTGCTCATGCAGCTAGCCAAGGCCGTGGCAAGCGCTGCAGCTGCCCTGGTCCTCAAGGCCAAGAGTGTGGCCCAGCGAACAGAGGACTCAGGGCTTCAGACCCAGGTCATCGCTGCGGCAACACAGTGTGCCCTGTCCACCTCCCAGCTGGTGGCCTGTACCAAG GTGGTGGCTCCTACTATCAGCTCCCCAGTCTGCCAAGAACAGCTGGTAGAGGCTGGGCGACTAGTGGCCAAGGCTGTGGAGGGCTGCGTGTCCGCTTCCCAGGCCGCCACAGAGGATGCCCAGCTGTTACGGGGGGTAGGTGCGGCGGCCACAGCTGTCACCCAGGCCCTGAACGAGCTGCTGCAGCACGTGAGGGCCCATGCCACAGGGGCTGGGCCTGCTGGCCGCTACGACCAGGCCACTGACACCATCCTCACTGTCACCGAGAACATCTTCAGCTCCATGGGTGATGCTG GTGAAATGGTGCGACAGGCCCGCATCCTCGCCCAAGCCACCTCTGACCTGGTGAATGCCATCAAGGCTGATGCCGAGGGGGAGAGTGATCTGGAGAATTCCCGCAAGCTGTTAAGTGCCGCCAAGATCCTGGCCGATGCCacagccaagatggtggaggctGCCAAG GGAGCAGCCGCCAATCCTGACAGTGAGGAGCAACAGCAGCGGCTGCGGGAGGCAGCAGAGGGTCTCCGCATGGCAACCAATGCCGCTGCACAGAACGCCATCAAGAAAAAGCTGGTGCAGCGCCTTGAG CATGCAGCCAAACAGGCTGCAGCCTCGGCTACACAGACCATCGCAGCAGCCCAACATGCAACCTCCACTCCCAAGGCCTCTgctggcccccagcccctgctgGTGCAGAGCTGCAAG GCTGTGGCAGAGCAGATTCCACTGCTGGTGCAGGGCGTCCGAGGGAGCCAAGCACAGCCTGACAGCCCCAGTGCTCAGCTAGCCCTCATCGCTGCCAGCCAAAGCTTCCTGCAG CCAGGTGGGAAGATGGTGGCAGCTGCAAAGGCCTCTGTGCCAACAATTCAGGACCAAGCATCGGCCATGCAGCTGAGTCAGTGTGCTAAAAACCTTGGCACCGCGTTGGCTGAACTCCGTACTGCTGCCCAGAAG GCTCAGGAAGCGTGTGGGCCTTTGGAAATGGATTCTGCTCTGAGTGTGGTGCAGAACCTGGAGAGAGATCTGCAGGAAGTGAAGGCAGCTGCTCGAGACGGCAAGCTGAAGCCCTTGCCTGGGGAGACG ATGGAGAAATGTGCCCAGGACCTGGGCAACAGCACCAAAGCCGTGAGCTCCGCCATTGCCCAGCTGCTGGGGGAGGTCGCCCAGGGCAATGAGAATTACGCAG GCATTGCAGCTCGGGATGTGGCAGGTGGGCTGCGGTCACTAGCCCAAGCCGCTAGGGGCGTAGCTGCCCTGACATCAGATCCTGCAGTGCAAGCCATTGTGCTCGACACAGCCAGCGATGTCCTGGACAAGGCCAGCAGCCTCATCGAGGAGGCGAAGAAAGCAGCCGGCCATCCAGGGGACCCTGAGAGCCAGCAGCGGCTTGCCCAG GTGGCTAAAGCTGTGACCCAGGCCCTGAACCGTTGCGTCAGCTGCCTGCCTGGCCAGCGTGATGTGGACAATGCCCTGAGGGCAGTGGGAGATGCCAGCAAGCGACTCCTGAGTGACTCG CTTCCCCCCAGCACTGGGACCTTTCAGGAGGCTCAGAGCCGGCTGAATGAAGCCGCTGCCGGGCTGAATCAGGCAGCCACAGAGCTGGTGCAGGCCTCTCGGGGAACCCCTCAGGACCTGGCCCGAGCCTCAGGCCGATTTGGACAAGACTTCAGCACCTTCCTGGAAGCCGGCGTGGAGATGGCAGGCCAGGCTCCG AGCCAGGAGGATCGTGCTCAGGTCGTATCCAACTTGAAGGGCATCTCCATGTCTTCAAGCAAACTTCTTCTCGCTGCCAAGGCCCTGTCCACAGACCCTGCAGCCCCAACCCTCAAGAGTCAGCTGGCTGCAGCTGCCCG GGCAGTGACCGACAGCATCAACCAGCTCATCAGCATGTGCACCCAGCAGGCGCCAGGCCAGAAGGAGTGTGACAATGCCCTGCGGGAATTGGAG ACGGTCCGGGAACTCCTAGAAAACCCAGTCCAGCCCATCAATGACATGTCCTACTTTGGCTGTCTGGACAGCGTCATGGAAAACTCAAAG GTGCTGGGTGAGGCCATGACCGGCATCTCCCAAAATGCCAAGAACGGAAACTTGCCGGAGTTTGGGGAGGCTGTCGCCACAGCCTCCAAGGCCCTCTGCGGCTTCACCGAGGCGGCTGCACAG GCTGCATATCTGGTTGGCGTGTCTGACCCCAACAGCCAAGCTGGACAACAAGGGCTGGTGGAGCCCACACAGTTTGCCCGAGCAAACCAGGCAATTCAGATGGCCTGTCAGAGTTTGGGGGAGCCTGGCTGCACCCAGGCCCAG GTGCTCTCTGCAGCCACCATTGTGGCCAAACACACGTCTGCGCTGTGTAACAGCTGCCGCCTGGCTTCTGCCCGAACCGCCAATCCCACTGCCAAGCGCCAGTTCGTACAGTCAGCCAAGGAGGTGGCCAACAGCACGGCCAACCTTGTCAAGACCATCAAG GCGCTGGATGGGGCCTTCACAGAGGAGAACCGTGCCCAGTGCCGAGCAGCAACAGCCCCTTTGCTGGAGGCTGTGGACAATCTGAGCGCCTTTGCGTCCAACCCTGAgttctccagtgttcctgcccagATCAGCCCTGAG ggcCGGGCTGCCATGGAGCCCATTGTGATCTCTGCTAAGACAATGTTGGAGAGTGCTGGGGGCCTCATCCAGACAGCCCGAGCCCTGGCGGTCAATCCGCGGGACCCACCACGCTGGTCCGTGCTGGCTGGCCACTCCCGCACTGTCTCGGACTCCATCAAGAAGCTGATCACAAGCATGAG GGACAAGGCTCCAGGGCAGTTGGAGTGTGAGACAGCCATCGCAGCTCTGAACAGCTGTCTGCGGGACCTTGaccaggcttctcttgctgcggtcAGCCAGCAGCTCGCTCCCCGTGAGGGGATCTCTCAGGAG GCCTTGCACACCCAGATGCTCACTGCGGTGCAGGAAATCTCCCATCTTATTGAGCCGCTGGCCAGTGCTGCCCGGGCTGAAGCCTCCCAGCTGGGACACAAG GTGTCCCAGATGGCCCAGTACTTTGAGCCGCTCACTCTGGCTGCCGTGGGTGCTGCCTCCAAAACCCTGAGCCACCCACAGCAGATGGCGCTCCTGGACCAGACCAAAACCTTGGCCGAGTCTGCCCTGCAGCTGCTGTACACAGCCAAGGAAGCTGGCGGTAACCCCAAG CAAGCAGCTCacacccaggaagccctggagGAGGCTGTGCAGATGATGACAGAGGCCGTAGAGGACCTGACAGCCACCCTCAACGAGGCAGCCAGTGCTGCCGGGGTCGTCGGTGGCATGGTGGACTCCATCACCCAGGCCATCAACCAG CTAGATGAAGGACCAATGGGTGAACCAGAGGGTTCCTTCGTGGATTACCAGACCACCATGGTGCGGACAGCCAAGGCCATTGCTGTCACCGTTCAGGAGATG GTAACCAAGTCAAACACCAGCCCTGAGGAGCTGGGCCCTCTCGCTAACCAGCTGACTAGTGACTATGGGCGTCTTGCCTCCCAGGCCAAGCCTGCAGCTGTGGCTGCTGAAAATGAAGAG ATAGGCGCCCACATCAAGCACCGGGTTCAGGAGCTGGGGCACGGCTGTGCAGCTCTGGTCACCAAGGCAGGCGCCCTGCAGTGCAGCCCCAGTGATGCCTACACCAAGAAGGAGCTCATAGAGTGTGCCCGGAGAGTCTCTGAGAAG GTCTCCCACGTGCTGGCCGCGCTCCAGGCTGGGAATCGTGGCACCCAGGCCTGCATCACAGCCGCCAGCGCTGTGTCCGGCATCATCGCCGACCTGGACACCACCATCATGTTCGCCACTGCCGGCACACTCAACCGTGAGGGTGCCGAAACCTTCGCTGACCACCG GGAGGGCATTCTGAAGACTGCCAAGGTGCTGGTGGAAGACACCAAGGTCCTGGTGCAGAATGCAGCTGGGAGCCAGGAGAAGTTGGCACAGGCAGCCCAGTCCTCCGTGGCCACCATCACCCGCCTCGCCGATGTGGTCAAGCTGGGTGCAGCGAGCCTGGGAGCTGAGGACCCAGAGACCCAG GTGGTGCTGATCAATGCAGTGAAAGATGTGGCCAAGGCCCTGGGAGACCTCATCAGTGCCACAAAGGCTGCGGCTGGCAAAGTCGGCGACGACCCTGCTGTGTGGCAGCTCAAGAACTCTGccaag GTGATGGTAACCAATGTGACATCACTGCTCAAGACCGTGAAAGCGGTGGAGGATGAGGCCACCAAAGGCACGCGCGCCCTGGAGGCCACCACGGAGCATATTCGGCAGGAGCTGGCG GTCTTCTGCTCCCCAGAGCCACCTGCCAAGACCTCTACCCCTGAAGATTTCATCCGCATGACCAAGGGTATCACCATGGCAACTGCCAAGGCCGTTGCCGCTGGGAACTCCTGTCGCCAGGAGGATGTCATTGCCACAGCCAATCTGAGTCGCCGTGCTATTGCAGATATGCTCCGGGCTTGCAAG GAAGCTGCCTACCACCCGGAAGTGGCTCCAGACGTGCGGCTCCGAGCCCTACACTTTGGCCGGGAATGTGCCAATGGCTACCTGGAACTGCTGGACCACGTGCTGCTG ACCCTGCAGAAGCCAAGCCCAGAATTGAAGCAGCAGTTGACGGTGCACTCAAAGCGTGTGGCTGGATCAGTCACTGAGCTCATCCAGGCTGCTGAGGCCATGAAGG GAACAGAATGGGTGGACCCAGAGGACCCCACAGTCATTGCTGAGAATGAACTCCTGGGAGCCGCAGCTGCCATTGAGGCTGCAGCCAAGAAGCTGGAGCAGCTGAAGCCCCGGGCCAAACCTAAG GAGGCGGACGAGTCCTTGAACTTTGAGGAGCAGATACTGGAAGCTGCCAAGTCCATCGCAGCAGCCACCAGCGCCCTGGTGAAGGCTGCCTCAGCTGCACAGAGGGAACTGGTGGCCCAGGGAAAG gtCGGCGCCATTCCAGCCAACGCACTGGATGATGGACAGTGGTCCCAGGGCCTCATCTCTGCT GCCCGGATGGTGGCTGCGGCCACCAACAACCTGTGTGAGGCAGCCAATGCAGCTGTCCAAGGCCACGCCAGCCAGGAGAAGCTCATCTCATCAGCCAAGCAGGTCGCCGCCTCCACAGCCCAGCTCCTCGTAGCCTGCAAGGTCAAGGCCGACCAGGACTCTGAGGCAATGAAGCGGCTTCAG GCTGCCGGCAACGCAGTGAAGCGAGCCTCAGACAACCTGGTGAAGGCAGCCCAGAAGGCTGCAGCCTTTGAAGAACAGGAGAATGAGACCGTGGTGGTGAAGGAGAAGATGGTCGGGGGCATTGCCCAG ATCATTGCTGCCCAGGAGGAGATGCTGCGGAAGGAACGAGAGCTGGAGGAGGCGCGGAAGAAGCTGGCGCAGATCCGGCAGCAGCAGTACAAGTTCTTACCTTCAGAGCTTCGAGACGAGCACTAG